The following DNA comes from Gloeomargarita sp. SRBZ-1_bins_9.
GCATGGTGGCAATCGTCAAGGCGAGTAACAACAGTACCACCACCAATGCCTGACCCCGCTCAGTGAGCCCCATTTGCGCCAACTGCCCCTTGCCGGTGGTGATTTCCCCCACCACTAAACAGACCATCCCGATCATCGCCAGCCGCCCGTTCCACTTCTCGGCCACATGGGTAAAGCCAAACGTACCTTCACCCGTGGGATTCACATTCACCTTGTCCAACAACCGCCGCATGTTCTGCCTCAACGTCACCACTTGTGACAAATTGTTACATTTGGTTAAGGGATTTGTCCAGGTGGGGGTTATTTGGCCAGGCCGTGTTCCAGGGCGAAGCGGACCAATTCGGTGCGGCTGTTGGTGCCGGTTTTGGCAAACAGGCGGCTGACGTACTTTTCCACGTTGCGGACGCTGGTGTTCAAGCGGTGGGCGATTTCTTTGTTCATTAGCCCCTGGGCCAGGAGTTCCAGAACGCTGCGTTCCCGGGGGGTTAGCTCGATAGGTGGAGGTTCCTTGGGAAGGAGGTGCCCCTGCTGGGTCAACAGGGCTTTAATTTCGGCCAACTGCTGCACCACATCGGGGGAGGGGGGTTCCTTGCGGCGCAGGAGGTTTTCGATCACCGCCACCAGTTCCTCCGGGTCAAAGGGTTTGGGGATATAGGCGTCCACCCCGGCGCGAAACCCGGCAATCCGGTCCTTGGTCAGTCCCCGGGCGGTGAGAAAAATTACCGGCAGGTGGTGAAAACGGGGGTCCTGGCGCAGGCGCTGCAGAAACTCGTAGCCATTCACCTGGGGCATCATGATGTCGGAGACCACCACATCGGGGCGCTGCTGTTGCAACAGTTCCCAGGCGACCTGGGCGTTGGGGGCGGTGGTGACTGTAAAACCGCTGTCTTCGAGGTAGGCTTGGACGGCTTGGCGTAAACCAGGCTCGTCATCCACCAACAGCACATGGGGAGACATGGCGATACTAAAAAGGGGCTTGGCTACTAACTTAGGCGTTGCCGGCGGGGGTCGTCAACGGACTGATGACAGGGGTGTGATAGACTAGCAGCCAACACCAGGGCAGGGAACGGACGTGGCAGGCTGGTTCCGGCATGGGTGGGAGACGGGGAGGCGTTGGTCCGGCTGGCCGGCAGTGGTGGGGGGATGCCTGGTGGGGCTGGTCATCACCGGGGTGCGTTGGGTAGGAGCATTCCAGCCCCTGGAGTTGGCCCTTTATGACCAAATGCTGCGCTGGCGCCCGCCTGAGCCAACCGATAAACGGGTGCTGGTGGTGGGAATTACCGAGGCCGATATTCAGCGCCTGGGGCAGTGGCCTCTACGGGATGGTGTCCTGGCCAGGGCAATCCAGGTGTTACTGGCGGCCCAACCTCGGGTCATCGGCCTGGACTTGTACCGAGACATTCCCCAGCCCCCCGGCACCGCCCACCTGCACCAGCTACTGGCCCAAAACCCTCATCTCATCGTGGTTTGCAAGTTAGGGGATGGCCAAAGTCCCGGGATTAAACCACCGCCGGTGGTGACGCCGGAAACGATGGTGGTGCGGGTGGGGTTTGCCGACATTCTGGTAGATGCGGGGGGAACGGTGCGCCGGGCCTTGCTGGGGGTGCGACCGGACCCGAGTGCGCCCTGCCCGACCCCCCATGCCTTAGCAGTCCAGGCGGCGTTGCGGTATTTAGCTCCCCTGGGCATTCAACCCCGCCAAACCCCCGACGGCACGATTGTCTTGGGCCGGGGAGTTTTCCCGCGCTTAACCCCTCGCAGTGGGCCGTACCAGGGACTCGACGACCGGGGGTACCAAATCCTGTTGAACTACCGGGGGGCGCGCCAGGGGGTTGCCCAGGTGACCTTGGGGGAACTGCTGGCGCACCAAGTGCCACCGGCGCTGATCCGGGACCGGTTGGTGTTGATCGGGACCACGGCTGCCAGCGCCAAGGATGAGTTCTATACCCCCTACAGCGCCGGATTAACCGATGACCAGAAAATGGCGGGGGTGGTGATTCATGGCCAAATTGCCAGCCAGCTCATCAGCGCCGCCCTCGACGGTCGCCCCCAGATTTGGTACTGGCCCCAGGGGTGGGAAATTGTATGGACCTGGGTCTGGGCCGGGGTGGGGGGACTCCTAGGCTGGCGATTGCGGCATCCTTGGCAGTTGGCGCTGGGTCTAGTGGCTGGGGTGCTGGGCCTGGGTGTGCTGGCAGTGGCCTTGTTGCGGGTGGGGGGGTGGATTCCCCTGGCGCCGCCAGTCCTGGGCTGGATGACCGCAGCGATGGGGGTGGTAGCCTACAGGGCCTACGAAACTGACCGGCAACATCGGCTAGTGGCAGCCAAGGTGGCCCAACAGCAGGAACAAATTACCCGGCTCCAGACCCTGTTGGCCACTACCCAGGTGACCGCCCTAGGACCCTTGGGGACGCAACCAACGCGGCAGGAAACTGGATTGCTGGCGGGTCGTTATCAGGTGGAGCGGGTGTTGGGGAAAGGGGGGTTTGGCTGCACCTATCTGGCCCATGACACCCAGCGCCCGGGGCGTCCCCCCTGTGTCGTCAAGCAATTGCGACCGGCCCGCACTGATGCCCAGTTCCTGGAGATTGCCCGGCGCCTGTTCAACACGGAGGCGGAAATTTTGGAAGTCTTAGGTCGGCACCCCCAGATTCCCCAACTCCTGGCCTATTTTGAAGAAAACCAAGAGTTTTACCTGGTGCAGGAGTACATCGAGGGAACGGGGCTGGACCAGGAATTAACGCCGGGGCAAACCCACGATGAAGCCTATACCCTGGCCCTGCTGCGGGGCATTTTAGAGGTGCTGGCGTTTGTCCATGCCCATCAGGTCATCCACCGGGACATCAAACCGGCCAATCTGATCCGGCGGGCCAAGGACCAGCGCTTGGTGTTGATTGACTTTGGGGCCGTCAAGCAGATCCGTCCCGCCATCGGCCACGACGAAACCGAGTACACCGTGGCGGTTGGCACCCGCGGCTATGCGCCGAGTGAACAGATGGGCGGACGCCCCCAACTCAACAGCGACCTGTATGCGGTGGGGATGATTGCCATCCAGGCCCTGACGGGCAAACCCCCCCGGGATTTGGAATTGCACCCCGATACGGGATTGCCCATTTGGCGGCCCTATGCCCAGGTCAGTCCCCGCCTGGCGGATATACTAGACAAAATGGTGGCTTACTTCTACACCGAGCGCTATCAAACGGCCATCGAGGTGCTGCGGGATTTGCAGATGTTACTTTAAGACCAAGCAAGGTCACCACTGGCGGTGGAGTTAGCCATGGAAGAACCCCTGTACATCCAACTGACCTGGAACGATCCCCAAACCGGGGCGGTCAATCAGCAGACCTACCTGCCTCCCATTGCCATTGGCCGTGAATACGACCAGATGCCCAGTCACCTGGGGGGCAAACCCGTCAACCGCCTGGTTTTACCGGACCGGCAGATTTCCCGGTATCACGCCCTGATCATCAGCAGCGGCGGAAAAGTCCTTCTCACGGACCGCAGCGCCAACGGCACCGAACTCAACGGGGAACGGTTCCACCAAGCCAGCCGCGTCCTGCACGGTCAAGACGTCATTCGCCTGGGCAGTCACCGCATCACCGTCACCTTCACCACCACCAACGACCCCAATGCCACTCAGATCAACACCCCCACCACCGCCGCCCCCCATACCCTAAGCCCCAAACAGCCCGCCAGTTACACCGGCTTGGTCATCGTCCTGGCCCTGGTGCTGGTGATGATTGCCGCCGCCGCCACCTGGACCCTGGTGACCACCCTTCTGGAGCAGTTCCGTCCCAAATCCTCGCCCCCTTCCCCGCAGGTCATGGCCTGGAACCGATGAAACAGGAATGGTTTATCTATCCGGTGCAAGTTTATCCCCAGGACACCGACTATGCGGGCGTTGTTTGGCACGGGCGCTACCTGTACTGGCTGGAACAAGCGCGGGTGGCCTGGTTAGACCAGCAGGGCATCAAGTTCAGGGACCTGGTGGCCGCCAATTGCGATTTACCCGTGGTGGATTTATTCATCCGTTACCATCGGCCCGTTTACTTGGGGGATGAAGTGCTGGTGAAAACGCGACTCCGGCCCCGCCAGGGGGTACGTTTAGTGTGGGATTACGAGTTAACCCGGCAGGGGGAACCCGTTTGTACGGCGGTGGTCTCCTTGGCTCCCCTGAATCGCCTCACTGGCAAACTCTACCGACGCCTGCCCCCCCTGCTCGATCGGGTTTTCGCGGCATGGGAACGGGATGGCCGATGGGTGTAAAGCTACGGCAGCCAGGAGGTACAGCTAAGGAACCAGGTTTTGATACCATCCCCGGCGAAACACCCCCAAAAAAACAGACCATTTTAATAGGGCCAATCCGTGGCCGATAAACCTGCTCCCGGTGATGCTGCGCAGGATGCAGAAGCCTTATGCCGAGGGATCGCAACAGGGCAGATGACCGGCCATGTAATTGGCCGAAAAACCCATGGGGAACACCATAGGTCTTAACATCATGCCAAGGCAGCGCCTAGCAGGGGGAAAACTGCAGTTAATTCCCGGGCAAACCGAACTTGACCAGGAGACTGCTGCCCGTATTCCGTGACGCTATTCTAGTTCCTGATGTGGGAGAATCGTCTGTTCACCATGCATCCCCCGCGTTTGATCTTGGCTTCGGCGTCACCGGCTCGGCGGCAACTGCTGCGGCAAATCGGCATCGAACCGGTGGTTTGTCCCAGCGGTGTGGACGAAGAGGCTATTACGGCCCCGGACCCCCAAACCCTGGTGAGGACCCTGGCGACCGCCAAAGCCCAAGCAGTGGCCCGCCGGTTTGACCCGCCCGGGGTGGTCCTGGGGTGTGATTCCCTGTTGGAACTCGACGGGGTGGTCCATGGCAAACCGGAAACCCCTGAAGCGGCGGTTGCCCAACTGGAAAAGCTCAGCGGTCGGCACGGCCATCTGCATACAGGCCACACCCTGATTGACCTGAGCACGGGGGAAACCCTCAGCCGCGTCGCCACCACCCAGGTCTTTTTTGCCCGGTTGACCCCCGCCCAGATAAGCGCCTACGTCCAAACGGGGGAACCCCTGCAGTGCGCCGGCGCCTTTGCCCTGGAAGGTAAAGGGGGCCTGTGGGTAGAACGCCTCACCGGCTGCCCCAGCAACGTCATCGGCCTCAGCCTGCCCCTGCTGCGGGAGATGATGCAACACCTGGGCTACGACCTCACCCAGTACTGGGAATCTAAAGTTTTGCAAACATCTTCCCAGGATTGTTAAATTTGATAGGCTTTTGCCAGGGATAACTGTGCTAGCAGTAGGGGCAGACTAAGCTAGAGGAAGGGGGGTTAACCACAAGGGCTATGAATACCGCTGAGTTATTGGTGCATTGTTTAGAAAATGAGGGTGTGGAATATATTTTTGGGTTACCCGGTGAGGAGAATTTGGACCTGTTAGAAGCCATTAGTCACTCTTCGATTCAGTTCATCACGACCCGCCACGAACAGGGAGCGGCTTTTATGGCGGATGTGTACGGGCGATTGACGGGGCGGGCAGGGGTGTGTTTATCTACGTTGGGGCCGGGGGCCACAAATTTAATGACCGGGGTGGCGGATGCCAATTTAGACGGGGCGCCCCTGGTGGCCATTACCGGACAGGTGGGCACGGACCGCATGCACATTGAATCCCACCAATACCTAGACTTGGTGGCCATGTTTGCGCCGGTGACCAAGTGGAACGCCCAAATTGTTCGCCCCAGCATTACCCCGGAAATTGTGCGTAAGGCCTTTAAAATTGCCCAGCAGGAAAAACCGGGGGCTGTGCACATTGACCTGCCGGAAAATATTGCCGCCATGCCCGCTGCCGGTTATGCCTTGCGCCAGAATCGCCAGGAGAAAATTTGCGCTTCGGAGCGGAGTATTTCTCTGGCGGCAGAGGCCATTGAAAATGCCCATAGTCCTTTAATTTTGGTGGGCAATGGGGCGATTCGCAATCAGGCCCACGAGGCGCTAACGGCCTTTGCCGAACAACTTAACATTCCGGTGGCCAATACGTTTATGGGCAAGGGGGTGATTCCCTATACCCATCCCCTGGCCCTTTGGAGTGTGGGGCTGCAACTGCGGGACTACATTAACTGCGCCTTGGAGCACACGGATTTGGTGATTGCGGTGGGGTATGATTTGGTGGAGTACTCTCCCAAAAAATGGAATCCCCAGGGCACGATTCCCATTATTCACATCGCCCAAACGGCGGCGGAAATTGACAGTAGCTATATCCCCATTGTAGAGGTGGTGGGGGACATTTCCGCATCGTTGCAAGCGATTTCCCAGCGTACCAATCGGCGGGGGAAACCGGACCCCTATGCCCTGCGCTATCGGGATGAGATTCGCGCAGACTACGAGCGCTACGCCCAGGACACGTCTTTTCCCATCAAGCCGCAAAAGTTAATTTATGACCTGCGGCAGGTGCTCGGCCCCGATGACATTGTGATTTGCGATGTGGGGGCGCACAAGATGTGGATGGCTCGGCATTACCACTGCCTCAAACCCAATACCTGTTTGATTTCCAATGGTTTTGCGGCCATGGGGATTGCGGTGCCGGGGGGGATTGCAGCCAAATTGGTGGCGCCGGACCGCCATGTGGTGGCCGTAACCGGGGATGGGGGCTTTATGATGAACTGCCAAGAGCTGGAAACGGCCCTGCGGGTAGGGACGCCCTTTGTCACCATCATCTTTAACGATGGGGGGTACGGTCTGATTGAGTGGAAGCAGTACCAGCACTACGGCCATAGTCAGTACATCCGCTTTAACAATCCCGATTTTGTCAAGCTGGCGGAAAGCATGGGGCTGAAGGGCTACCGGCTAGAAACCACGGAGGAGTTTATCCCTACCCTCAAAACGGCGCTAGAGCAACCGGTGCCGACGGTGATTGACTGCCCAGTGGATTATCGGGAAAACCTGCGCTTTACCCAGCGGGCGGGGGATTTGGTCTGTCGGATTTAATCTGGCAGAATAGAAAAAGTACAGCATTGGTGCCATAGGTGGTGGGCGCTCTGGTCAAGTCGCGGTCGTCGTTGGATTACGGGTTGATTGGTAACGGGCGAATTTGTGCCTTGGTGTCCAGGTCAGGGAGTATTGAGTATCTGTGTATGCCAACTTTTGATAGTCCGTTTGTGTTTGACCGGTTGTTAGATGGGGAACGGGGGGGCTATTTTGCCATCGAACCGGTGGATAGCCATCTCTACACCGTCCGGCAGGTGTACGAGCGCAACAGCAATGTTTTGCTCACGATTTTTGAGTCGGCGTTTGCCGGTTTTGTGATTCATGATTTTGCGCCCCGGTGGGAGATTTGGGATGGGAATCGGTCCTATACGCCGCCGGAGCTGTGCCGCTATATCGAGGTGCGCCACGGGGAGCCGGAATTGATTATCCATTACCACCCCAAACCGGGGTACCACCCCGAGCTGGCGGAG
Coding sequences within:
- a CDS encoding chlorophyll a/b-binding protein, with protein sequence MRRLLDKVNVNPTGEGTFGFTHVAEKWNGRLAMIGMVCLVVGEITTGKGQLAQMGLTERGQALVVVLLLLALTIATMLGYYAVGYAKQMSLTVPPSSTSPDRASTPETVPSDPAPAVETRTN
- a CDS encoding response regulator transcription factor, translated to MSPHVLLVDDEPGLRQAVQAYLEDSGFTVTTAPNAQVAWELLQQQRPDVVVSDIMMPQVNGYEFLQRLRQDPRFHHLPVIFLTARGLTKDRIAGFRAGVDAYIPKPFDPEELVAVIENLLRRKEPPSPDVVQQLAEIKALLTQQGHLLPKEPPPIELTPRERSVLELLAQGLMNKEIAHRLNTSVRNVEKYVSRLFAKTGTNSRTELVRFALEHGLAK
- a CDS encoding CHASE2 domain-containing serine/threonine-protein kinase produces the protein MAGWFRHGWETGRRWSGWPAVVGGCLVGLVITGVRWVGAFQPLELALYDQMLRWRPPEPTDKRVLVVGITEADIQRLGQWPLRDGVLARAIQVLLAAQPRVIGLDLYRDIPQPPGTAHLHQLLAQNPHLIVVCKLGDGQSPGIKPPPVVTPETMVVRVGFADILVDAGGTVRRALLGVRPDPSAPCPTPHALAVQAALRYLAPLGIQPRQTPDGTIVLGRGVFPRLTPRSGPYQGLDDRGYQILLNYRGARQGVAQVTLGELLAHQVPPALIRDRLVLIGTTAASAKDEFYTPYSAGLTDDQKMAGVVIHGQIASQLISAALDGRPQIWYWPQGWEIVWTWVWAGVGGLLGWRLRHPWQLALGLVAGVLGLGVLAVALLRVGGWIPLAPPVLGWMTAAMGVVAYRAYETDRQHRLVAAKVAQQQEQITRLQTLLATTQVTALGPLGTQPTRQETGLLAGRYQVERVLGKGGFGCTYLAHDTQRPGRPPCVVKQLRPARTDAQFLEIARRLFNTEAEILEVLGRHPQIPQLLAYFEENQEFYLVQEYIEGTGLDQELTPGQTHDEAYTLALLRGILEVLAFVHAHQVIHRDIKPANLIRRAKDQRLVLIDFGAVKQIRPAIGHDETEYTVAVGTRGYAPSEQMGGRPQLNSDLYAVGMIAIQALTGKPPRDLELHPDTGLPIWRPYAQVSPRLADILDKMVAYFYTERYQTAIEVLRDLQMLL
- a CDS encoding FHA domain-containing protein, coding for MELAMEEPLYIQLTWNDPQTGAVNQQTYLPPIAIGREYDQMPSHLGGKPVNRLVLPDRQISRYHALIISSGGKVLLTDRSANGTELNGERFHQASRVLHGQDVIRLGSHRITVTFTTTNDPNATQINTPTTAAPHTLSPKQPASYTGLVIVLALVLVMIAAAATWTLVTTLLEQFRPKSSPPSPQVMAWNR
- a CDS encoding thioesterase family protein, coding for MKQEWFIYPVQVYPQDTDYAGVVWHGRYLYWLEQARVAWLDQQGIKFRDLVAANCDLPVVDLFIRYHRPVYLGDEVLVKTRLRPRQGVRLVWDYELTRQGEPVCTAVVSLAPLNRLTGKLYRRLPPLLDRVFAAWERDGRWV
- a CDS encoding Maf family protein, which codes for MHPPRLILASASPARRQLLRQIGIEPVVCPSGVDEEAITAPDPQTLVRTLATAKAQAVARRFDPPGVVLGCDSLLELDGVVHGKPETPEAAVAQLEKLSGRHGHLHTGHTLIDLSTGETLSRVATTQVFFARLTPAQISAYVQTGEPLQCAGAFALEGKGGLWVERLTGCPSNVIGLSLPLLREMMQHLGYDLTQYWESKVLQTSSQDC
- a CDS encoding acetolactate synthase large subunit; the protein is MNTAELLVHCLENEGVEYIFGLPGEENLDLLEAISHSSIQFITTRHEQGAAFMADVYGRLTGRAGVCLSTLGPGATNLMTGVADANLDGAPLVAITGQVGTDRMHIESHQYLDLVAMFAPVTKWNAQIVRPSITPEIVRKAFKIAQQEKPGAVHIDLPENIAAMPAAGYALRQNRQEKICASERSISLAAEAIENAHSPLILVGNGAIRNQAHEALTAFAEQLNIPVANTFMGKGVIPYTHPLALWSVGLQLRDYINCALEHTDLVIAVGYDLVEYSPKKWNPQGTIPIIHIAQTAAEIDSSYIPIVEVVGDISASLQAISQRTNRRGKPDPYALRYRDEIRADYERYAQDTSFPIKPQKLIYDLRQVLGPDDIVICDVGAHKMWMARHYHCLKPNTCLISNGFAAMGIAVPGGIAAKLVAPDRHVVAVTGDGGFMMNCQELETALRVGTPFVTIIFNDGGYGLIEWKQYQHYGHSQYIRFNNPDFVKLAESMGLKGYRLETTEEFIPTLKTALEQPVPTVIDCPVDYRENLRFTQRAGDLVCRI